AAAATGGAGATTTTCATCGTTCGGTGTATTATCGGAGCGGAAAAGGGCATTTTGTTTATGATGAGGTGCGCCTGGAAACGATTGCGCAGATGGAGCGGTTTAAGGAGTTGCTTGGTCATTTTCCAGAACATATTGATTGTCATGCGGTTGGTGACGAGATCGTGGATCAGGCGTTTTATGATATTGCGCTGGAATATGGGATACATACGACGTTGAAATATAGCGGGGATAAGGTTTGGCCTTCGTTGCCAGGATACGTGGAGATGGGATTGCTCTTGGAGGTAAATGGGTTGCCTTTTATTGAGAATGGGACGCTGGTGGAGAATTTTTTGCGGGATGATTTTGGGTTGCTTAGGCAGGATTCGGAAAAAGTGATTGAGATGCATTTCGATGCGGGATTTTTGGATCAGTTTGTGCTTGATAATTCGTCTATGACGACGCCGAGATGTCGGGAACTTGCGACGCTTTGTGACCCGCGGGTTCGTGATTGGTTCGATGCGAATGGACTCGAGCGGGTTCATTTTGGGGACTTGAAATTGGGTGATTTCGGCGGATGAAGCGGTTTTTGATGATTGGTGTTGCGGGAATGGCGGGGGCTTTGTGTCGCTATTTTGTTGGAATGGGGATCGGTGTTTTTGGGGGAGCTGATTTTCCGCTGGGAACGTTGATTGTGAATTTGAGTGGGTGTTTTGTGCTTGGATTTTTCACGACATATTTGTTTCGATTGACGATTTTGAATACGGATTTGGTAATTGCGATTGGAACGGGATTTTTGGGCGCGTATACGACTTTTTCGACATTTAGTTTGGAAACGGTGCGGCTTTTTGAGTCGGGAGATGCGATATTGGCGGTTACATATTTAGGACTTAGTTTTCTTGGCGGGAACTTGTTGGCTTGGCTTGGTTTCACGCTCGGTGAACGGCGATTCGTGCGCAAAAGAGAAGCGGTCAAGGAGGGCGATTTGTGATGTGGATGGACGTGATTTCCATTGCGATTGGTGCTTTCTTTGGGGCAAATGCGCGATACTGGCTGTCAACTTGGATAAAAAGCCGTGTAAAATGGGATTTTCCGATGGCGACGTTGATTATTAATTCGGCGGGAGCATTTGTGTTGGGCTTTGTCGTGCAGTTGCAGCTGTCGTTTGATTGGAATTTGCTTTTGACGACGGGATTTTTAGGGGCGTTTACGACTTTTTCGACGTTTAAATTGGAAAGTGTGCAGTTACATGCCGAGCGAAAGTGGAAAAAGGTGATTTTGTACCAAGTGGTGACGTATTCGGCGGGATTGGCTCTGGTCGTTGCGGGGATGTTTTTGGGTTCGGTGTTATAGAAGCGTGGAATAGATTTATATAAAGCTTATCTTGTAAATTAGCGTTTACGGGATGAGTTTTATTTTTTTGTCAGATTATCGGTTTGGTGCGCGTATAATATAGTATAAGAGGTTTAAAAAAGGGAGGGGATACATATGTCGGATGCTGAAATTGTTGATTTGCTGCGGGCGAAGAGTTTTGAGGGGCTGGAGAAATTGATTGATGTGTATGGGACGACGATTTTTTGGCAGATTCGCAAAATATTGAATCATTCTGCGGAGTATGAGTATGTCACGGAAGTGGAGAATGATGTTTTCTTGGCGATTTGGGAGAAAATTGGACAGTTTGACGCGGAGTTGGCGTCGTTTAAAACGTGGTTGATTCAGATTGCGCGGAATAAGGCGCTAGACCGGAAGCGACGTGTGATTCGGGAGTTGAAGAGGCCGCTCGTTTTGGATGAGGGGTTTGCGGAGGATCGGTATTTTACGGAGGAAGTATTTTTGGATTTGGTGGCTGGGTTGGATGATTTGGATCAGTTGATTTTCTTGAAAAAGTTCTTTTATGAGGATTCTGGTGAGGAAATTGCGGAGGACTTGGGGATTTCGCGGGACGTTGTGTATGCGCGGGTTTCGCGTGGGAAAAAGAAATTGAGAGCGTTATATAAGGAGGAGGGAGAGCATGAAAAATCAATTTAAGCGTGTGGTTGAAACAGTTGGTGATGGTGTGACTTGGGAGGCTCCGCGTGAGTTGAATGGGACGGAGAAAAAGTCAATGTTTCAGCGGGCGAAGATGCATATTTTGATGCAAGATATTTTTGAAACGATGAAGGATGAGTTACGCGCAGATGAGGAGATTGTGGATTATATGCCATTCACGAATGGGGAAAATTCGATGGTGTTTACATCGGGACTTCTTGGTGGGATGTACGCGGCGACAACGGATGCTACGAAAAATTATGTGAAGGATTTCCATGATGTGCGGGGAAATCGGGTACTTATTTTTACGACGGATCGGATTATTTTGTTTTTCGTGATTGAGTTTTTGGGGGAGAAGCGGTATCAGTCGTATTGGTATGAGGAGTTGCCGACGATGACGCTGCATGAGAAGGTGGAGCGGTTCCGGTATTTTGATGTGGATCAGAAGAAGTTTGTGAAATCTCAAGGAAGTACGTATACGCTGGATTTTCAGACGACGAAGGGAAATATCTTTATCGAGTCGGTTAGCGCGAAGGAGGCGCAGAAGGTTCAGCGGATTATGGGACAGATTCCGAAGGCGCAGTTTACGAAGATTGGGGATAAACATCGGCGAAATTCGCTTTTTGGATACTTAACGACGACGAGTAATGGGATTTTGGCGTTGGAGGGTGTGGCGGTTTTGGTACTTTTGTTTATGCTCGTGATGTACTTGGTGAAATAGAGGGATACGATGCGATTTCTGGATGGAGATTGCATCGTTTTTTTGTGGAATCATTTATTTCTGATAGGTAGAAACTTTTGATAATATACCGTTTTTTGCAGTGTTAGCGTGTAGTATAGAGGTATAGCGAGATGAGACGTGCCTGAGAATATGCTTTTATTAGATAGGAAAGGAGTTTTTAATGATGAAGAAGAGAATGAAGATTTCGTTTGTTGTTCTTTTGATATTTACGATAACAATGGTTGGACCTATAAATAGTGCGGGACTTGGAAATTGGTTTGCAACGGGGGTGTCTGCTGGAACGGGATTGACGCTTGTTGTGGATAAGCCGAAGCAAGAGGAGAAGCGCCAGTTTGGGTTGAAATTGACGGATGAGACGGCGATTAGTTCTTCTGATGACCCGCCAAGTGAGGATTCGGATGTTGCGGATTTTGTTGAGATCGCGATTCCTGTTGGTATGGTTTTAGATGTGGAAGCGACGCAAATGCGTGATGCGGGAACGGATGCTGGGACTTTGACGTATGATAAGGAGACGGGTGTTGCTCGTGTGACTTGGAATAGTGAGGCGACTGAACGTGTTTATGAGCTGATGTTGACGGCGGAAAAAGCGCAAGTTTATGAGCTTCAAGCTGTGACATCTGATGTGAATGGGACAGAAGTGAAGTCCAATACTATGGTGATAACGGTTGATCCTGTTCAGGAGGAAGTAGCGCCAGAACCTGAGGTAGAAAAAGAGCAGCAAGTTGTTCCAGTGACTCCGAAAGCAAAAGTTGCTGAAACTCCAGTTGGACGTGCGGATATTGGTACTGTTGATGTGAGCACGTTGACGGATTTTCATAATGCGATGATGAATAAAGATATTTCGACGATTAACGTTTTAGCGGATATAAATTATGCGGCATTTTCTGCGGCGGATGCGAGTCCGACCAATACGAGTGCTTCTTATCAAAGGATGCCAGAGCGTCCGCTTACGGTGAACGGGAATGGGCATACGATTGATTTTAGAAACCAGTCTTATGCGCCGTACGACAATTATTCTTTGCCAAAAGTAGTGACATTTAATGACTTAAACACATATGGAACCAATTATTATGGATTTTACACGGATAATTCTGCGGGTGGAACGAGTGCCACGAATAAAATTGTGTATAATAATGTGAACTATCGTGGTTCTCAAGCGATTCATGCCCCAGCAACGACGACGCAAATTTCTGGGAAATCTTCTTTTGCGCAGACGAATAGTTATGTCAGTCCTTTTGATGGTGTGAGTTATACGACGCTTGCGAATCAGACGACATTCGCGGTGGGTGATATGAATATATTGGAAGGCGCGGACGTGAAGGTAACGAATGAGTCTAGTGGTGCGATGTATATTTTCACTGGTGGAACGGTAGATATTGCGGAGAACTCGGTTTTGGATATTTATACGTCTGGAACGAATTCTACGGTATCGGATAGTACGCTCTCAGGAATTTTTAGTTATGGGAATATTAATGTTCGGAATGGCGCGACGCTGAAGATGGATAATGCGGTTCCAGCGGCGGGTAAGACGGCTATTGGCGGGATTTGGATGAACGCTGGTGAGTTTAATGTGTCGAATAATGCGACGGTAGATATTAAAGCGCGTGGTGCGATGTATTATGGTAGTCCGTTTTATGTATATGGTGCTGGAGTTCTGAATGTTAGTGATGACGCGGTGTTTAAGTTGGAGGCAACGGATACTGGGACGTCTACGCAGGATGTTTTCAGTACGGGAACTGGTACGATTTTGATTGGTAAAGATGGCGTGTTTGATGTTAGCTCGGATGGAACGGGAAGACTTGGACGGACGGTTTGGATGATAATTCTGATTTTAATTGGAACCCGATGTTTAATGTAAAGGTCACGTATAGTGCTGCAAACGTGACGGCGGTAACGGGCCAATCGGTTAGTATATTTACTAGGAATAGTTTTGTAACCAATTTTAGATCGCAAAATTTTAAACGTATCCTGTTTGAAGGAATTCCGGATGTGGAAGTAACGATCGGGAATTTGAGTGATAATGAGGAGCGTGAAAATAGTCATGTGATTACGGGTAAAGCCAATGCAGGAGCGGTTGTGCAACTTTCTGGTGATCCTGGGATTCCTGCTGGGACGATTGCTTCGCCGAACGAGGAAGATAAGACGACGAAGTTTCATGTGATTGCTGATCAGGATGGAAACTACCGCTATGAGTTGCCTGCGGGTAAATTTTTGACAGCGGGAAACACGGTTAAAACGTATGCTTTCTTGAACGGGAAGGATGCTTCGGTGCAGACGGTCGTCCAAGATGGTACGGCTCCTGATGCGCCAATTTTAGAGGCGATTGCTGATAAGAGTATGGTAATTAGTGGTGAAGCTGAAACTGGAACAACGGTTACGATTTATGATGCGGCGGATGATAGTGAATTTTTGAGTGGTGTGACCGATGGAAATGGGGATTTTAAGATCACAATTCCTGCTGATAAGCGCCCGCTGATTCCGAATAAGATATATTATGCAATGGCAAAAGATACAATTGGAAATGCGAGTGTGGCTTCAAACCAGATTACGGTTGCGGACACGACGGCTCCAACGGCGGATGTGATTCGCCAGTTTGTAACGCTGGGCGATAACTTCACGACGAATCCGAAGAACTTACTTGAAAATGTAGCTGATAATGCTGGAAACGGCGATGATAATATTAGTTATGCTATTACAGAAGTACCGGATGTTTCTAAAATTGGGTACACGACGGCGACGGTAATGTTGACGGACAAGGCTGGAAATGCCGCAGAGTTTGTGATTCCGGTTTTTGTACAAGATAATGATTCTGTTAAAAATGAGAATTTCTTTTTACATGCAAGTGATTTCACGGTAGCAACGGCGGATGTGCCAACAACACAAGCTGGAATCAAGGATATGGTTTTAGAGATGGCAAACGTTCAGGCATATCTAATTTCAACGGGAGCAAACGCGATGGATTCTGTTGAAATCACTGGCTTGGAAGGGATTACACCAAAGACTGGCAAGTATAATGTGAAGCTGAAATTGGATTCGTTAGAGCGCGATATTACTGTGACAGTGCTTGCGGGAACGTTACAATTCAAATCGGCGACACCTGAAATTTCGTTTGGAACGGCTGCGATTAGTTCGCGTGAGCAGTTTTTGAAGCCAAAAGATGAGGTGAAATTGACTGTGGAAGATAGGCGTTCGGCAGGTACGAATTGGAAGTTGATGGCTGAACTTGAGACACCTTTTGCAACGGCTGACGGGAAAGAATTGGTCAACAGCTTGTTTGTTCGCAAGTTTGAAGATGGGAATGCAATTTTAACACCATTGAACAGCGTAGCAAGCGAAGTTTTCACGAATACAACAGGTTTGGATGGCGTGACGGAAGTGAATCTAAATGAGGCGGATAGTTCGGAATTAGTGTTGAACGTTCGCCCAGGTACAGCGCGTGCGAATCAAGAATACAGCACAACGATTAATTGGACATTAGAAGATGCACCGTGAGAAAATAGAAAGAGTCTGAGACAAAACTCAAGACAAAGCAAAAACGCCCTCCCATTTCTTCGGGTAGGACGAAAAATTCTGCTTTAAACAAATCGAGCGAAAGCGTTTGTATTCAGGGGATTTGGTGGAAGCCGGAAGCGGAGTGTACGACTGTACATGAGAACCGGAAGTCCGCCAAATCCCCTGAATGCGAACGCTTGTCGCCGATTTATCTGGGTTATGTCCCAAACTCTTTTTGCGTACTATTTATTCGGCAATTGTAACATGATTTTACTTCCTTGGCCTTCTCTACTGCTCACTTTTATTGTCATTTCATGCAGATCCGCAATCCTTTTCACGATCGAGAGCCCGAGCCCACTGCCGCCGATTTTCGCTTGGCGTGAGAGGTCGGCTTTGTAAAAACGTTCAAAAATGCGTAATTGATCTTCTTCTGATATCCCAATACCGCTATCTTGAAAAGTGACTTCGTTTTGCCCCTCTTTATTTTGGCTGAGTGTCACATGAATCGTCCCGTTTTCTGGTGTGAACTTGATCGCGTTATGAAAAAGGTTTTGCCATACTTGATAAAGCAAGGATTCATCACCATAAAATTTAGTGGGCGCGAGGTCAACGATAACGTCAAGATTCTTGGTTTGCCATTGTGGCTCGGCGGTAAGAATCATATCGCGAATCTGGTAATCAAGCCTGAATTCGGTGGGGTTTAGTTGATAATCATTTTTTTCTAAAGCAGTTAATTTGAGTAGGTTCTCGCTGATTTTGGAGAGTCTGCTCGTTTCTGCTTGGATTATTTCGAGGTAATGTGTCCGTTTTTCGGCGGTTAAACTGTTGTCTTGGAGCAATTTGGTGAAGCCAGAAATCGATGTAAGTGGCGATTGGATCTCGTGGGAAACGTTGGCGATGAAGTCCTGCCGCATGGTCTCCATTTCCCCAAGCTGCTCGGCCATTTTCTCGACTTGTAAAACGGTGTCGCGAATATTACCGTCATCCATTCGTTGTAACGGGCGCAGTTGTTCACTGATCTGGAAATTTCCGCGTCCAATTTCTTCTAGGACAGCGCCGAATATTTTGAAATAGGCTCTTTCATGTCGGAAAAAGAAGCGACTAAGGATAAATCCGATCAGCACCATTAATGTGAGACCGCCAGCTGCAATCGTTGCTTGTTCCCAAATGGTTGGCCAGGAGAAGTTATATACCCCTTTTAGCCAAGTGAAGGTGGTATATGAAGCTAAATTTGATAGGATGAAAAAGACACCAACCATGCAACTGCTGCCAATTGCTTTTAGTTTTTTGACCATTTATGCTTCCTCCAAGCGATAGCCGAGACCACGAATAGTACGTATCGAAAAACCGGATATCTCAGTGGGGAATTTTTCTCGGAGGCGTTTAATATGAACATCTACGGTCCGTTCGTCGCCTTCATAATCGTAGCCCCAGATTTCTTCGATAAGCTGTTCTCGGGAAAAAGTTTTATCGGGATAACCGGCAAGTCGAAATAGGAGTTGGAATTCTTTTAATGGTAATGTGACGGAACGGTTTTGGATCATGACGAGCATTTCTTTTTCGTTAAGTGCGATGTTACCAATCCGAATTTCCTGTGTTGCAAGTATTTGATAGCGTTTTAGAAGAACGCGAATCCTGGCGACAAGCTCTTCGGGTGCGAATGGTTTAACCACATAGTCATCAGCACCAAGGCTGAAACCTTTAATTTTTTGCTCGATTTCCCCGCGGGCAGTAAGGAAAATGACGGGAATCTCTTGAAAATTTTTAATCGCGCTACAAAGTTCCCAACCATCCATATTCGGCATCATGATATCAACAATCGCCAAATCCACGGTTGTTTTTTCTAGTATGGTTAGCGCGTCGATCCCGTCCTCCGCGTTAAAAACAGTGAAGCCTTCTTGCTCCAAAAATATCGTCACGAGTTCGCGAATATGACTATCATCATCTACCATCAAAATACGATTCATCCTGTTCACCTCCATATTTTATGTAACGTTATCGATATTTCCCGGGAAATATCGATAATGCAGCAGTCCTTTTTAAGTCAATTGTTGCTCTGCGAACGTTGCGTAAAGTGGGTGGCTCGCCACAAGTTCGCTATGTGTTCCACGACCAGTGATTTCGCCGTGTTCAATAAATAGAATTTGATTCGCGTTCACAATCGTAGAAAGGCGATGGGCAATCACGAATGTTGTCCGACCTTCCATCAAGTTCGCCAACGCTTGTTGTACAATACGCTCAGATTGGCTATCTAAACTAGCAGTAGCCTCATCCAGCATCAGAATTTTAGGATTACGAAGGAAAGCACGGGCAATCGCGATCCGTTGACGTTGACCGCCGGAAAGTTTCACGCCACGTTCGCCAACCTCAGTATCCAGTTGGTTTGGTAATTTTGCAATAAAAGTATCGGCATAAGCAAGTTTAGTCACCGCCCAAAGCTCATCATCACTGAACTCGGCATCTAAACCATAACATAAATTCTCGCGGATTGTACCAGATAGCATCGCGCTTTCCTGAGATACATAGCCGATCTGACTGCGCCAAGAATGAATCGAAATATCATCAAGCGGCTGGTCATCAATCAAAATCTCACCAGAATTCGATTTATAGTAACGCTCTAGAATGGCGAACAAGGTCGATTTACCGCCACCACTCGGTCCAGCGAAGGCGATTACCTCACCAGGTCTTGTTTCAAAAGAAATATCTTGCAAAATTGGCTCATCTTCATTATAGGAGAAAAAGAGATTTTTTGCAGTGATTTTCTTACCACTAACATCAACATTCGCGCCTTCGTAAATGTTTTCTTCCTCGTGATCCAAAATTTCTGAGATACGTTCTGTTGCACCTTTTGATTTTTGGAGTTGTGTGAAGAAAGTGACGAACGAAGTTACAGGAACAATGATTTGGAATAAGTAAAGCAAGAAAGCGATCAGTGTCCCAGTGGAAAGTGTACCAGCAGCGACACGAATTCCGCCGTAGCCAATGATTCCAACGATAACCCCCATAACAACGAATAGCATCAAAGGTCCGATGATGGCAGTGATTTTTGCCTCACGAACACCGAATTTAAACAAACGATTAATGCCAGATGTACCGTCCGTAATTTCTTTTGTTTCGGCATTTGATGATTTCACAAGACGAACTTCAGACAACGTTTGGCTAATAGAGCCAGTGAAATTAGCTGTTTCTTTTTGCATACCACGAGATATTTTAAACATTTTTTGACCCAGTGGAGCAATGATTAAAGCTGTAACCGGAACAGCGATGAGTAGTAGCAACGTCATTTTCCAGTCCATTATGAACAGAATGATGAGCGAGCCGATAACGGAAATAATACCAGTTACAAATTGCGGCAAGCTGTCAGCGATTAGTTCTTTAATAACGATCGTATCATTGACCATCCGACTGACCATTTCACCAGATTTCGTATTATCAAAATAAGAAACAGGCAAATTCAGCGTCTTTTTCCATAGCTTCTCACGCATCGAAGCGACCATTTTTTGGCCCATCAAATTAAGTAAGAAAATCGCAAAACCATTTGTCACGGCTTGAAGAATAAAGACGGCGACGATCGTTACGATTAACTGCCAGCTGAGTGAGGAAGGCGAGAATCCGTCGATCAGGTTCTTCGTGAATAGTGGAATCAGCAATCCTGCTCCGGTTGTGACTAAACTTGCTAAAAAGCCACCGATGATGACAGCTTTTGAAGGTCTAGTGGAGATAAGTAGTTGGAAAAATTTGCGCCAACTATAAGATGATTTCTCTTTTTTCTTTTTCATGTTTTATTACGTCCCTTCCAAGTTTCGATTATCTAGTGAGGTTTCCCTCCAGCCACTCTAATATAAAGCAAGTTTATGAATGGAATATGAACGGATTTAAAAGTTATGTAAAACACTTTCGTTAAAGGGTATGTAAATGTTTCTTTTTTTACTGAAAAAAGGAGATATTATATAAAATAATTTACATTAAATATTTTAAATTCATTTTTAGGCACAATTTATGAATTAATTAGCATAAATTCCCGCTATTATAGTAGTCATATTTAGTTATCATATGTTATAATTCATAAATACATCGATTGTAAGAGAGAAGGAGAGCCTATGCTATTTCTAAAAGAAGGAAAGTCGAATATCACTGTTGCAAAATTAATTGAACGCTGCTTTGATCACCCAAAATTTAATGATTACTGCTCAGTTACCCGCCAGAAAAAGGGCGACATATTAAGATGCAAAGAGGGCAATGATTTCAAGATTTATTTTATTTTGAGTGGTATCTATGGTTCCGTTATAGAAGATGAAAAACCAAAAGGCGGGATTACGCGTTTCCTTGGAAAGCATGATAGTTTCGGTTTATACCACTTGTATTACGATGCATGGGAGCCCAATATTTTGTTACAAAGCTTAGGACATGGCGAGGTTATGGAAGTAGAAAGTACTTTCTTATTTTCGATTCTGGATCAAGAAGAAGAGAATGGTTTCTTCATGATTCAATATTTGGCAGATGAGCTACGGGAAGCTCAATATTTCTCCAAACTCAGCTTTTTGAAGAAAGAAGAACGAATCAGAAAAGCGTTACTTAAATGTGGTCTTGAATTCGGGACGCTATCCGATCAAGGGATTATTTTGCCGCGTCAAATCACACAAGAAGTGATCGCGAGGTACACAAATACATCACGCGAGTACGTAGCCCACACCGTGATGAAATTGATTGAAGATGAAATTATTCGTAATCGCCCAAAGCCACTACTTATTTTAGATCGAAAAAGATTATAAAATTGGAATCCGGATGTGCCATGATGGTATGTCTGGATTTTTTTGTCCGAGCGGTTCGGGAGACATTCGGTAAAAAAAGGTATACAATGGTGTGGAAGTTATGAAAGCGTTTAACGCGTATGAGGAGGATGAACATGAAATTTTTTATTGATACTGCAAATGTAGAGGAAATCCGTA
The sequence above is drawn from the Listeria weihenstephanensis genome and encodes:
- a CDS encoding ChbG/HpnK family deacetylase, with the translated sequence MQKIIINADDFGMSKGINYGVMEAYLNGVVSSTLLMPNLEAAEHAVKLAKVACPDLFIGQHTNFLLGKPCSDPAKIPSMVDKNGDFHRSVYYRSGKGHFVYDEVRLETIAQMERFKELLGHFPEHIDCHAVGDEIVDQAFYDIALEYGIHTTLKYSGDKVWPSLPGYVEMGLLLEVNGLPFIENGTLVENFLRDDFGLLRQDSEKVIEMHFDAGFLDQFVLDNSSMTTPRCRELATLCDPRVRDWFDANGLERVHFGDLKLGDFGG
- the crcB gene encoding fluoride efflux transporter CrcB → MKRFLMIGVAGMAGALCRYFVGMGIGVFGGADFPLGTLIVNLSGCFVLGFFTTYLFRLTILNTDLVIAIGTGFLGAYTTFSTFSLETVRLFESGDAILAVTYLGLSFLGGNLLAWLGFTLGERRFVRKREAVKEGDL
- the crcB gene encoding fluoride efflux transporter CrcB, with product MWMDVISIAIGAFFGANARYWLSTWIKSRVKWDFPMATLIINSAGAFVLGFVVQLQLSFDWNLLLTTGFLGAFTTFSTFKLESVQLHAERKWKKVILYQVVTYSAGLALVVAGMFLGSVL
- a CDS encoding sigma-70 family RNA polymerase sigma factor; the protein is MSDAEIVDLLRAKSFEGLEKLIDVYGTTIFWQIRKILNHSAEYEYVTEVENDVFLAIWEKIGQFDAELASFKTWLIQIARNKALDRKRRVIRELKRPLVLDEGFAEDRYFTEEVFLDLVAGLDDLDQLIFLKKFFYEDSGEEIAEDLGISRDVVYARVSRGKKKLRALYKEEGEHEKSI
- a CDS encoding pectate lyase-like adhesive domain-containing protein yields the protein MMKKRMKISFVVLLIFTITMVGPINSAGLGNWFATGVSAGTGLTLVVDKPKQEEKRQFGLKLTDETAISSSDDPPSEDSDVADFVEIAIPVGMVLDVEATQMRDAGTDAGTLTYDKETGVARVTWNSEATERVYELMLTAEKAQVYELQAVTSDVNGTEVKSNTMVITVDPVQEEVAPEPEVEKEQQVVPVTPKAKVAETPVGRADIGTVDVSTLTDFHNAMMNKDISTINVLADINYAAFSAADASPTNTSASYQRMPERPLTVNGNGHTIDFRNQSYAPYDNYSLPKVVTFNDLNTYGTNYYGFYTDNSAGGTSATNKIVYNNVNYRGSQAIHAPATTTQISGKSSFAQTNSYVSPFDGVSYTTLANQTTFAVGDMNILEGADVKVTNESSGAMYIFTGGTVDIAENSVLDIYTSGTNSTVSDSTLSGIFSYGNINVRNGATLKMDNAVPAAGKTAIGGIWMNAGEFNVSNNATVDIKARGAMYYGSPFYVYGAGVLNVSDDAVFKLEATDTGTSTQDVFSTGTGTILIGKDGVFDVSSDGTGRLGRTVWMIILILIGTRCLM
- a CDS encoding Ig-like domain-containing protein encodes the protein MFNVKVTYSAANVTAVTGQSVSIFTRNSFVTNFRSQNFKRILFEGIPDVEVTIGNLSDNEERENSHVITGKANAGAVVQLSGDPGIPAGTIASPNEEDKTTKFHVIADQDGNYRYELPAGKFLTAGNTVKTYAFLNGKDASVQTVVQDGTAPDAPILEAIADKSMVISGEAETGTTVTIYDAADDSEFLSGVTDGNGDFKITIPADKRPLIPNKIYYAMAKDTIGNASVASNQITVADTTAPTADVIRQFVTLGDNFTTNPKNLLENVADNAGNGDDNISYAITEVPDVSKIGYTTATVMLTDKAGNAAEFVIPVFVQDNDSVKNENFFLHASDFTVATADVPTTQAGIKDMVLEMANVQAYLISTGANAMDSVEITGLEGITPKTGKYNVKLKLDSLERDITVTVLAGTLQFKSATPEISFGTAAISSREQFLKPKDEVKLTVEDRRSAGTNWKLMAELETPFATADGKELVNSLFVRKFEDGNAILTPLNSVASEVFTNTTGLDGVTEVNLNEADSSELVLNVRPGTARANQEYSTTINWTLEDAP
- a CDS encoding sensor histidine kinase, whose amino-acid sequence is MVKKLKAIGSSCMVGVFFILSNLASYTTFTWLKGVYNFSWPTIWEQATIAAGGLTLMVLIGFILSRFFFRHERAYFKIFGAVLEEIGRGNFQISEQLRPLQRMDDGNIRDTVLQVEKMAEQLGEMETMRQDFIANVSHEIQSPLTSISGFTKLLQDNSLTAEKRTHYLEIIQAETSRLSKISENLLKLTALEKNDYQLNPTEFRLDYQIRDMILTAEPQWQTKNLDVIVDLAPTKFYGDESLLYQVWQNLFHNAIKFTPENGTIHVTLSQNKEGQNEVTFQDSGIGISEEDQLRIFERFYKADLSRQAKIGGSGLGLSIVKRIADLHEMTIKVSSREGQGSKIMLQLPNK
- a CDS encoding response regulator transcription factor → MNRILMVDDDSHIRELVTIFLEQEGFTVFNAEDGIDALTILEKTTVDLAIVDIMMPNMDGWELCSAIKNFQEIPVIFLTARGEIEQKIKGFSLGADDYVVKPFAPEELVARIRVLLKRYQILATQEIRIGNIALNEKEMLVMIQNRSVTLPLKEFQLLFRLAGYPDKTFSREQLIEEIWGYDYEGDERTVDVHIKRLREKFPTEISGFSIRTIRGLGYRLEEA
- a CDS encoding ABC transporter ATP-binding protein; amino-acid sequence: MKKKKEKSSYSWRKFFQLLISTRPSKAVIIGGFLASLVTTGAGLLIPLFTKNLIDGFSPSSLSWQLIVTIVAVFILQAVTNGFAIFLLNLMGQKMVASMREKLWKKTLNLPVSYFDNTKSGEMVSRMVNDTIVIKELIADSLPQFVTGIISVIGSLIILFIMDWKMTLLLLIAVPVTALIIAPLGQKMFKISRGMQKETANFTGSISQTLSEVRLVKSSNAETKEITDGTSGINRLFKFGVREAKITAIIGPLMLFVVMGVIVGIIGYGGIRVAAGTLSTGTLIAFLLYLFQIIVPVTSFVTFFTQLQKSKGATERISEILDHEEENIYEGANVDVSGKKITAKNLFFSYNEDEPILQDISFETRPGEVIAFAGPSGGGKSTLFAILERYYKSNSGEILIDDQPLDDISIHSWRSQIGYVSQESAMLSGTIRENLCYGLDAEFSDDELWAVTKLAYADTFIAKLPNQLDTEVGERGVKLSGGQRQRIAIARAFLRNPKILMLDEATASLDSQSERIVQQALANLMEGRTTFVIAHRLSTIVNANQILFIEHGEITGRGTHSELVASHPLYATFAEQQLT
- a CDS encoding Crp/Fnr family transcriptional regulator, whose translation is MLFLKEGKSNITVAKLIERCFDHPKFNDYCSVTRQKKGDILRCKEGNDFKIYFILSGIYGSVIEDEKPKGGITRFLGKHDSFGLYHLYYDAWEPNILLQSLGHGEVMEVESTFLFSILDQEEENGFFMIQYLADELREAQYFSKLSFLKKEERIRKALLKCGLEFGTLSDQGIILPRQITQEVIARYTNTSREYVAHTVMKLIEDEIIRNRPKPLLILDRKRL